The following proteins are co-located in the Thermodesulfovibrionales bacterium genome:
- a CDS encoding YbgC/FadM family acyl-CoA thioesterase produces MSENIHTIKVTVYYEDTDAGGVVYYANYLRYLERARMEFLKDKGIDVIEFHNKGIFFVVSQLEISYKKPAKLGDSLTVTTEVAEIKNASLKIKNCILKDSELIAEACLTLACVENGKLRRLPEQFRSLLNDKSY; encoded by the coding sequence ATGTCTGAAAATATTCATACCATAAAAGTTACAGTTTACTATGAGGACACTGATGCTGGCGGTGTTGTCTATTATGCAAACTATCTCAGATACCTTGAGCGGGCAAGGATGGAGTTCCTGAAAGATAAAGGAATAGACGTCATAGAGTTCCATAATAAAGGCATATTCTTCGTGGTGAGTCAGCTTGAAATTTCCTATAAAAAGCCTGCAAAACTTGGAGATAGCCTGACAGTAACAACAGAGGTAGCAGAAATAAAGAATGCCAGTCTGAAGATTAAAAATTGCATTCTAAAAGACAGCGAGCTAATAGCAGAGGCATGCCTTACACTTGCCTGTGTTGAGAACGGTAAATTAAGAAGGCTTCCCGAACAATTTAGATCACTTTTAAATGACAAATCTTACTGA